The genome window TTGGACTGACAAGAGCAGCATCGCGTAGAACGACAaactcgaagccatcgccaGAAACGAGAGTGATGTATTTGCTGGGTGTCTTCCAGTCCATGACTGAATGTTCTTTGCTGCGTTGTTGACGACAAGTTtacaaaagaaaagaaaggaggagagaagagaatttgttgagaggagaggaagaaataGGCAGAGACTGAATGGATATGGAGCAAACACGCGCTAGTAGCAGGACCTTGCCGTGAACAAAGAAGCGAGAAAGTGGCAGTGAAAGTGAGTGACCTTGGCTTGGAAATTTTCTCGTGAGCAAGCACGTGCACGGACCAATCATCTCCGTCATTTTCAGCTCCGATGCATGAAGTAACCCCCCGGATAAAGATAGCAGTTGCCCCGTCAACATGTTTACTCGGGTAACTTGGTGGTGCAACAAAGCCACACTTGAGACTTGACTCCCCATAGTCCTTCCACTCTTTGGTCTTGAAGCGACTAAGTTTAAACTTGCCGCAAACAAACAACTCAAAACCGAGTCAACACAAGCAAAGGAGCTCTACCAGACAAGAAATCATCTTTCAAAGGATCCTTTTAGCCCCAAAcatctcaactcaactcagTTAGGCCCATaatcgtcttcctcttcgtccttATCTCGTCCTCGCCCTCCTTTACATCACTCCTCTCCCCCGTTTGCTCCATCGCATTAAACGCTCGATTGCTTTGTCTCTCTTCCACCCCGCACCATCAGGAGCACTATACAGCCGAAcattcttcattcttcagAAGCGCATTCTTAAGGCGATCTCTCCCAAAGGCCAAGCAATCCTCAAAAAGACACGCGCTTGAGCCTGCACTCCCGACCCTGCAGCACAGCCTTGCGCCCAAGCATGGCATCATCGCATCAGTATCATACTTCGTACTTTGACACCAACGAGCAGATCCGTCGTCAACAGCGCACGCGCTCCAGTGAGGGTACGGTCAGCACCACTATGAGCTCGTCGACGGGCCGCGAGTCGGCAGCGACTCACGTCACAGAAGCGCCCACCTTTTCCAAGAAGATTGTTGTTGTCGGAGATGGTGGTTGCGGCAAGACCTGCTTGCTCATTAGCTATAGCCAAGGTTACTTCCCAGAGGTAAGCAGCTCTCTCCAGCTACTCTCAGTGTACCGACACTAACAATCACAGAAATATGTGCCTACTGTCTTTGAAAACTACATCACCTATCCTATCCACTCAGCCACTGGTAAGACTGTGGAACTTGCATTGTGGGATACAGCCGGCCAAGAGGAATATGACCGTCTCCGACCGCTTTCATACCCTGAGACCGACTTGATCTTTGTATGCTTTGCTATCGACTGTCCGAACTCGCTAGACAACGTCCTTGATAAGGTATGATCATATCCCTTCTCAGCGCATCTTATACTAATCACCCTTCTATAGTGGTACCCCGAGGTTCTACACTTCTGCCCATACACTCCTCTGGTTCTTGTGGGTCTCAAGTCAGATCTTCGCTACAAGAAGACTTGCATTGATATGCTTAAGACGCAAGGCCTTACTCCAGTCACTACGGAGCAAGGCATGGCCGTTGCTAAGAAGATGAACGCGCAGTACATGGAGTGCAGTAGCAAGGAAATGTCAGGCGTCGACGAGATTTTTGAGCAGGCTATCAACACTGTCGTCGCTAATGACCGGAAAACCATCGAAGCGGCAGCAGCCTCAGGTTCTTCCAAAGAGAGCAAGTCATCAACACCTGGGGTGGGACAGATtaagaggaagaagagaaggtgTCCAATCCTCTAAAGGCGCTCACAGCCAGAGATGGATGAAAGATTGTTTTCTTGAATTGAGGAACTTTTCTACCCATCATTGTCTTGCAAAGCCTCCCTTGTCATCTTCTCCTGGGGAGGGGAGGCCAGGAGGGCCACATAAAGAAAAGGCAGCTCGATGGGCCAGCATTAAAAGAGTTGTAATGACCATCGCATGAACATTGTTTCTTATAACGATTCACATTTACGTTATTTCTTTACCTTCATTGCTGTTTTAACACTGATAAAGGAACTCACTCGTGGTAGGTAAACAGGCCCAGAGAGAGGACATCGCAGGCGTTCACCTACACAAGAGATGTATCTCGGAGGGATAGGGGACATAGTTCGGGATCGAAAGTATGGCATGGCATGGGAGGAAGCGCGCACATTTGtatttgcttttttttttttttttatatctGAAAGTGACTTATGAGATAGGGGAGCAACTAGAGTTGCAGGCTGTTTTTTATATGTATCCTACCGTTGGCACCAGGCAAGTTGAGGTGCTGGGTGTTTTGATGGCCTTCCTTTTGTTAGTGTTTTGGCGCGCGGTTGTACTGAGTTGATAGGATTGCTGGAATCAAAGTTTACAACTAAATGAGTGTGTTGCCTTGGCTGTGATGTATGTTATTGATGACTCCTGTAGTATATTTGTAAGTTGAGTATCAGCTAAGTGAATAAACACTGAGTTATAGTTTCGAATGCAATCTTCGGCCTGTGAACCCTGATTAATAAATCTTCGCCACAACGGCACCGGTGAGATTGACAGTCAGTTCATAATCTCTTTCTTTCTAGGTTTCTTTCACCATTCTATGGCCACATTGTGACTAACTTTTGCACAGGCCCGCTTCACATGCTTCATCATCGTAGCTGAGTTACCAGCTTAGGTATTCATTTTTACCTCTGGACAACATGGATCATGTCCTGAAAAGACCCTCTTAGGTCGACTATACCGCCCAGTTGCCCCCACTGTTATACAAGTACGTCTTGTTATTTATGTACAAATGTCCCAGCTCTTTTGAAACTTTTCTCCTGTCCAAGCACCTGTAACCATCATACAAGTTGAAAAATGACCATCATGAGGGGAGCATTATACATAGAGCCAACGCCAACCGATATAACCTCGTCTAAAAGTACACGCAAGATGCGATTGAGTGTGGAGATGTCATCAAAACACATATCTCCGTCATTATGGAAGAACGATTTACTTATTTGTTCTTGACAACACCGACCTTGGCGGCGCGCAGCACCCGGCCGTTAAGCTTGAAGCCCTTCTGTTGAACGAAGAAAACAGTGCCGTCTTCCTTATCGGGCTGGGGAGTCATAAAAGTGGCCTCCTGCTCGTTGGGGTTGAACTTCTCGCCCTCGGGATTGAGTCGCTCGAGACCATGCTTCTTGAGGGTGTTCATGAGGATATCTTCGGTCATCTTGAGACCCTCATACAGGTTGGCGAGATCCTCGAGGCCCTCAGGTCGGTCTGGGGCGTTGAGCTTATCCTTGGGAACCATTCCAAGGGCGCGGTCGAGGTTGTCGACGCTGTCGACGAGATCCTTGGCGAATTTTTGGATGGCAAAATCTTTGGCGGCCTTGACCTCACGTGTAGTGCGCTCTTGGAGATTGCGGAAATCGGCGACGGTGCGCATACACTTATCCTACAAGAGAGTCAGTTTTCCCATGTCAAATTTTACATTTAGTATCACAAACCTTCCAGTCCTTAACCTCGTTCTCCTTGGCTgcaagctccttcttgagctcagcgAGAGGATCGCTCTCTTTCTCGCCCTCAGCGGGCTTTTCCTCCGTTTTGGCCTCCTCAGCAGGCTTGGCCTCAGTCTCCTTAGCGTCACTGTACCATCTCGACACGGCGGGCTGAACGGATCTAAGAGCAAAGGCGGGCGCAGCCTGGAATTGCGACTGAATGAAAAGTCGGGGGACGGCGACCTTGGGAGCAGCTCGCAGAGCGCGGGATGAGGTAGCAATGGCCTGGCGGAACATTGTGAGGTATATGAGGAATTATATTATAGATTTTGGTAGGAACAAAGTAAATGACGAGGAAGACTCGACGGAGATAGGCTGATGCACTTAAGTAAGTGTGCAGTGGCTGTGGTGGGTAGGTATCAGGAAGTTTGGAAGCTCCGAGTTAGGACTGAAATTTTAGCTGTCGGCATGATTGATTCGCTTCGCATTTAGAAGGGTCGCGCCGGCTTCTCTTCCGGGGACGGGAAGCTTCCATTCGGCGGGCAATAGCAGGGCAAGGGCCACATCTAGGATCAGATACGTACCTACCTGGAAGTATACGCGGATCAACAAAAGCCCGTCACTGCATCATTGATCCAATTGCTGCCCTGGGCTGTTTCCTCCCATGAGGCTGTAGGATCCACTCTTTTACTGGCCTACGTCGTGCTCTGGCAACCTGGAGGCTAAGGTTAGGTAGCTGTTCGCTATGCTATTGCTTCAACATACCTCTAACTAAACAACTTCAGGATAACGACCACTACTCTTCAGCGCCACCAACGTCTCGTCTCCGCCTTAATAGCGCATAACCTATCACCCACGATCATATCCAGCGACACGCGCAAACACATCCTTCACAATGGCGGCGGCCGAATCGGCGAGGGTCCAGGAAGCGCAGAAGCTCGCCAAGTCTGACCCTCGAAAGGCTGAGGCCATCTACAAGGacatcatctccaaggctCCCAGCACCACATCCGATGCTGCTACTCGCGAGTACGAGACTGCTCTGATCAGCTTAGGAGAGCTGTATCGAGACGAGAAGTGCGCACTCTTCAACACCGCTGTTCCTGTGCCCCGCTAACAAAAACGACAG of Fusarium oxysporum Fo47 chromosome I, complete sequence contains these proteins:
- a CDS encoding P-loop containing nucleoside triphosphate hydrolase protein, encoding MASSHQYHTSYFDTNEQIRRQQRTRSSEGTVSTTMSSSTGRESAATHVTEAPTFSKKIVVVGDGGCGKTCLLISYSQGYFPEKYVPTVFENYITYPIHSATGKTVELALWDTAGQEEYDRLRPLSYPETDLIFVCFAIDCPNSLDNVLDKWYPEVLHFCPYTPLVLVGLKSDLRYKKTCIDMLKTQGLTPVTTEQGMAVAKKMNAQYMECSSKEMSGVDEIFEQAINTVVANDRKTIEAAAASGSSKESKSSTPGVGQIKRKKRRCPIL
- a CDS encoding GrpE-domain-containing protein, encoding MFRQAIATSSRALRAAPKVAVPRLFIQSQFQAAPAFALRSVQPAVSRWYSDAKETEAKPAEEAKTEEKPAEGEKESDPLAELKKELAAKENEVKDWKDKCMRTVADFRNLQERTTREVKAAKDFAIQKFAKDLVDSVDNLDRALGMVPKDKLNAPDRPEGLEDLANLYEGLKMTEDILMNTLKKHGLERLNPEGEKFNPNEQEATFMTPQPDKEDGTVFFVQQKGFKLNGRVLRAAKVGVVKNK